The proteins below are encoded in one region of Clostridium estertheticum:
- a CDS encoding class I SAM-dependent methyltransferase, with translation MNNIVNFYNKYDEESRVSTNKARKVEFDVTTSILNEYIKHQDKIIELGAGTGVYSFYYANKGNEVVATDITPKHVEIIKEKLSKSSNITKLRAEVANAIDLKQYDSESFDVVLCLGPMYHLINEKDREACISENLRILKKGGILAIAYINKHYVLNSIMSQDKKFLTHGFIDKILSGGTIEEGEKECFWTDAFFTTPSDMELLVSKFKIKIIDHVATDGISPLLGKLVDEMNDEEYEAWTYYNLCSCRDKSILGSSNHALLICRK, from the coding sequence ATGAATAATATCGTTAATTTTTATAATAAATATGATGAAGAAAGCAGGGTTTCAACCAATAAAGCAAGAAAAGTAGAATTTGATGTAACAACAAGTATTTTAAATGAATATATAAAACATCAGGATAAAATTATAGAATTAGGCGCGGGGACAGGGGTGTATTCTTTTTATTATGCAAATAAGGGAAATGAGGTAGTGGCTACTGATATAACACCTAAACATGTAGAAATTATTAAAGAAAAGCTTAGTAAATCTAGTAACATTACTAAACTACGGGCAGAAGTAGCTAATGCTATAGATTTAAAGCAATATGATTCTGAAAGTTTTGATGTAGTGTTATGTCTTGGACCAATGTACCATCTTATAAATGAAAAGGATAGAGAAGCGTGTATTAGTGAGAATTTAAGAATATTAAAAAAAGGAGGAATACTAGCAATTGCATATATAAATAAACACTATGTGCTTAATTCTATTATGTCTCAAGATAAAAAATTTTTAACTCATGGGTTTATTGATAAAATTTTAAGTGGTGGGACTATAGAGGAGGGTGAAAAAGAATGTTTTTGGACAGATGCATTTTTCACCACACCTTCAGATATGGAATTACTGGTTTCCAAATTCAAAATTAAAATTATTGACCATGTAGCAACTGATGGGATAAGCCCATTATTAGGAAAGCTTGTAGATGAAATGAATGATGAAGAATATGAAGCATGGACTTATTATAATTTATGTAGTTGTAGAGATAAGAGCATTTTAGGGAGTAGCAACCATGCACTGTTAATATGTAGAAAATAG
- a CDS encoding HAD-IIIA family hydrolase produces the protein MGGLKKVQAVFIDRDGTMGGDTDVTYPDKFVLYPFTEKAIKVLKKNGIRVFAFTNQPGISVGEATEKDFINELKEFGIEKAYICPHTPEHNCKCRKPEAGLLLKAKIEYALDLSRCFVIGDRWSDMMAAKRANMGKILVLTGAGNETLGKDRDRWSQIDPDYVANNVLEAAQWIVEKSF, from the coding sequence ATGGGTGGTTTAAAAAAGGTCCAAGCAGTATTTATAGATAGAGATGGCACAATGGGTGGGGATACGGATGTAACATATCCTGATAAATTTGTTTTATATCCATTTACAGAAAAGGCTATTAAAGTGTTAAAGAAGAATGGAATTAGAGTCTTTGCATTTACAAATCAACCAGGTATTTCAGTTGGAGAAGCTACAGAAAAAGATTTTATAAATGAATTAAAAGAATTTGGAATTGAAAAGGCTTATATATGCCCTCATACTCCAGAACATAATTGTAAATGCAGGAAACCTGAAGCAGGATTGTTATTAAAAGCAAAAATTGAATATGCACTTGACCTCTCAAGATGTTTTGTAATTGGGGACAGGTGGAGCGATATGATGGCTGCGAAGAGGGCTAATATGGGGAAAATACTTGTATTAACCGGAGCTGGTAATGAGACATTAGGGAAAGATAGAGATAGGTGGTCACAAATAGATCCAGACTATGTAGCAAACAATGTATTAGAGGCTGCTCAATGGATTGTAGAGAAGTCATTTTAA
- a CDS encoding VOC family protein, which translates to MFKPNALIPELSVSDINTSLDFYLNILFFKLEYQRKTDKFALISLNGSQIMIEEINGFWETGILENPFGRGVNFQIAVENIDKLYENIKNKTIK; encoded by the coding sequence ATGTTTAAACCTAATGCGTTAATACCGGAACTATCTGTTTCAGATATAAATACAAGTTTGGATTTTTACTTAAATATTCTTTTTTTTAAGTTAGAGTACCAAAGAAAAACGGATAAGTTTGCTTTAATATCACTGAATGGTTCACAAATTATGATTGAAGAAATAAATGGATTTTGGGAGACTGGAATTTTAGAAAATCCTTTTGGTAGAGGAGTTAACTTTCAAATAGCAGTAGAAAATATTGATAAATTATACGAAAATATAAAAAACAAAACTATAAAATAA
- a CDS encoding GNAT family N-acetyltransferase has protein sequence MNICLTKATLDDAETIHVMQIKSFMDLLSKYQDFETSPANESIEKTVMRINQAFTDYYIIKRDNILVGCIRIVKKDNKLYRVSPIFILPEYQGFGIAQKSFKIIEEIYYDAKAWELDTILQEPRNCYLYEKLGYVKTGRTKIINSKMTLVFYEKYIKS, from the coding sequence ATGAATATATGTTTAACTAAAGCAACATTAGATGATGCAGAAACTATTCATGTCATGCAAATCAAATCATTTATGGATTTACTATCGAAATATCAAGATTTTGAGACCAGTCCTGCAAATGAATCAATAGAAAAAACTGTTATGCGAATAAACCAAGCATTTACAGATTACTATATTATTAAAAGAGATAATATACTTGTTGGTTGCATAAGAATAGTGAAAAAGGATAATAAACTCTATCGTGTTAGTCCTATTTTCATTTTACCAGAATACCAAGGGTTTGGGATCGCACAAAAGAGTTTTAAAATTATTGAGGAAATATATTATGATGCAAAGGCATGGGAGTTAGATACTATATTACAAGAGCCACGGAATTGTTATTTGTATGAAAAATTAGGTTATGTAAAAACGGGAAGGACTAAAATTATAAATAGCAAAATGACATTAGTGTTTTATGAAAAGTATATTAAAAGCTAA
- a CDS encoding ABC transporter ATP-binding protein, whose translation MKMFKNFISYYGPYKALFFADMFCALILSAIDLVFPLIVRYLLNDVYVLQDGNKIIKYVIYVGIALLIMYIVRYFCQYFITSWGHIMGAKMEANMRKDIFDNLQKQSFSYYDEASTGKLMSRIVTDLFDISELAHHGPEDVFISILKIVGSFVILAGINSKITFILLLFTLVMLYFSYFYNKKMRNVFVENKEKIAGVNAQIQDSLEGIRVVKSFANEEIENAKFTKGNNEYLKTKEDSYFIMGRFFSGNTFFQGLLYLSVILAGGIFISDGSLKVTDLVIYILYINTFLNPIDKLVNFTEQFQRGLSGFQRFVEVITTKPEITNREDAVELVNPKGEIAFNNVSFSYNNSSDILSNIDIKIQSGKNIALVGPSGGGKTTFSSLIPRFYEVNDGCITIDGIDIRDIKLKSLRKSIGIVQQDVYLFAGSIRENILYGRPGALENEIIEAAKKANIHEFIIGLKHGYDTYTGERGVKLSGGQKQRISIARVFLKNPSILILDEATSALDNENEQFIQKSLEELMKNRTTLVIAHRLSTIKNADEIVVLTDEGINQRGTHDELIEQEGVYSYLYNMQFK comes from the coding sequence ATGAAAATGTTTAAAAATTTTATAAGTTATTATGGGCCATATAAGGCTCTATTCTTTGCAGATATGTTTTGTGCATTAATTTTATCTGCAATAGATTTGGTGTTTCCGTTAATAGTAAGGTATTTGTTAAATGATGTTTATGTATTACAGGATGGAAACAAGATAATTAAGTATGTTATATATGTTGGTATAGCGTTATTAATTATGTATATTGTTCGTTACTTTTGTCAGTATTTCATAACCTCATGGGGACATATAATGGGGGCAAAAATGGAAGCAAATATGAGAAAAGATATTTTTGATAATCTTCAAAAACAATCTTTTTCTTATTATGATGAAGCAAGTACTGGAAAGCTAATGTCAAGAATAGTTACAGACCTTTTTGATATATCAGAGCTTGCACATCATGGACCAGAGGATGTATTCATATCCATATTGAAAATAGTTGGATCGTTTGTTATACTCGCAGGCATAAATTCAAAAATAACATTTATACTTCTTTTATTTACATTAGTAATGTTATATTTCTCATACTTTTATAATAAGAAAATGCGAAATGTTTTTGTGGAAAATAAGGAAAAGATAGCAGGAGTAAATGCACAAATACAAGACAGCTTAGAAGGTATAAGAGTAGTGAAATCATTTGCTAATGAGGAAATCGAAAATGCTAAATTTACTAAAGGTAATAATGAATATTTAAAGACTAAAGAGGATAGCTATTTTATAATGGGCAGATTTTTTAGTGGTAATACCTTTTTTCAAGGATTGCTTTATCTTAGTGTTATTCTTGCAGGTGGTATATTTATAAGTGACGGTTCATTAAAAGTAACTGACCTTGTAATATACATACTTTATATAAATACGTTCTTAAATCCTATTGACAAGCTTGTAAATTTTACAGAACAGTTTCAAAGAGGGCTTTCAGGATTTCAAAGATTTGTTGAAGTTATAACCACAAAGCCAGAGATAACAAACAGAGAGGATGCAGTAGAACTCGTGAATCCTAAGGGAGAGATAGCCTTTAACAATGTATCTTTTAGTTATAATAATAGTAGTGACATATTAAGTAATATAGATATAAAAATACAATCAGGTAAGAATATTGCACTTGTTGGTCCATCAGGCGGTGGTAAAACAACCTTTTCTAGTCTAATACCAAGGTTTTATGAGGTAAATGACGGCTGTATAACAATAGATGGTATTGATATACGAGATATAAAACTTAAATCACTTAGGAAATCTATTGGAATAGTTCAGCAGGATGTTTATTTGTTTGCTGGAAGCATTAGAGAAAATATATTATATGGTAGGCCGGGGGCATTGGAAAATGAAATAATTGAGGCGGCTAAGAAGGCAAATATTCATGAATTTATTATAGGTCTTAAGCATGGTTATGATACTTATACTGGTGAGAGAGGAGTAAAACTTTCTGGTGGACAAAAGCAAAGAATATCTATAGCAAGAGTGTTTTTAAAAAATCCATCAATTTTAATACTTGATGAAGCCACTTCTGCTCTTGATAATGAAAATGAACAATTCATTCAGAAATCATTGGAAGAGCTTATGAAAAATAGAACTACTTTGGTTATTGCTCATAGATTAAGTACAATAAAAAATGCAGATGAGATAGTAGTACTAACTGATGAGGGAATAAACCAAAGAGGAACACACGATGAACTTATAGAGCAAGAAGGAGTATATTCTTATCTTTACAACATGCAGTTTAAATAA
- a CDS encoding MBOAT family O-acyltransferase has translation MQFTSIKFLMFFLIVSVLYYVIPHKLRWVWLLICSYFFYMVLNPKYAILIAASTIITYLSGLLIEKANKISNEKKSTQVKKMLVFASFFSNLGILFLFKYYNFFNESLTGLLHVFSISNHAPSFEYLLPLGISFYTLQALSYTVDVYRKDVPAEKNIGKYALFVSFFPQVVAGPIEKSKNMLHQFDEKHNFNYDRVKNGLLLMLWGVFIKIVVSDRLAVFVNTVYNKPNHYKGFTTFIATVFFSFQIYCDFMSYSDIARGAAEVLGFKVTNNFHQPYLSISIKEFWSRWHVSLTSWFKDYLYFPLGGNRRGKLRANYNIMIVFIVSGLWHGATFNFIIWGGLHGLYQIVENISEPFRKRIVKTFKIKTEVFSFKFFQVFITFMLVNFAWIFFKASSLSTAITIIKNVFYFNPWVLTNGSIFELGLDSKDFFIAFAGIILVLTVDILRRTKNLRTSLAKQNIMFRWATYIGATVVILIFGLYGPGYSMQQFIYSQF, from the coding sequence ATGCAATTTACTTCAATAAAATTTTTAATGTTTTTTCTGATTGTTTCTGTTTTATATTATGTAATTCCGCATAAACTTCGATGGGTTTGGCTGCTAATATGCAGTTATTTCTTTTATATGGTCTTAAATCCTAAATACGCAATATTAATAGCTGCATCAACTATCATCACATATTTAAGTGGTTTACTAATTGAAAAAGCAAATAAGATAAGCAATGAAAAAAAATCTACTCAAGTAAAAAAAATGCTGGTTTTTGCAAGTTTTTTTAGCAATTTGGGTATCTTGTTTTTGTTCAAATATTATAATTTTTTCAATGAGAGTTTAACGGGATTATTACATGTATTTAGCATCTCAAATCATGCACCATCTTTTGAATATTTACTGCCACTGGGGATATCATTCTATACCCTTCAAGCCCTTAGCTATACTGTAGATGTTTATAGAAAAGATGTTCCTGCTGAGAAAAACATAGGAAAATATGCTCTGTTTGTATCATTCTTCCCTCAAGTAGTTGCAGGTCCTATTGAGAAATCTAAAAACATGTTACATCAATTTGATGAGAAGCATAATTTTAATTATGATAGAGTTAAAAACGGTCTATTACTAATGTTGTGGGGTGTCTTCATAAAAATAGTAGTCTCAGATAGATTAGCAGTATTTGTTAATACTGTATACAATAAACCTAATCACTATAAAGGTTTTACAACTTTTATAGCTACAGTGTTTTTCAGTTTTCAAATTTATTGTGATTTTATGTCTTATTCAGATATAGCAAGAGGAGCTGCGGAGGTCTTAGGATTTAAGGTAACTAATAATTTTCACCAACCCTATTTATCAATTTCAATAAAAGAATTTTGGAGCCGCTGGCACGTATCACTCACTAGCTGGTTTAAAGACTATTTATATTTTCCACTAGGCGGAAATAGACGTGGCAAATTAAGGGCTAATTATAATATTATGATTGTTTTCATAGTAAGTGGTCTATGGCATGGGGCTACCTTTAATTTTATTATTTGGGGCGGACTTCACGGACTTTATCAGATAGTGGAAAATATTTCTGAACCCTTCAGAAAAAGGATAGTAAAAACTTTTAAAATTAAAACAGAAGTATTTAGTTTCAAGTTTTTTCAAGTATTTATAACCTTTATGCTTGTAAATTTTGCTTGGATATTTTTTAAAGCTAGTTCATTATCAACTGCTATAACAATAATTAAAAACGTTTTTTATTTTAATCCTTGGGTACTTACTAATGGTTCTATTTTTGAACTTGGATTAGATTCAAAAGATTTTTTTATTGCATTTGCTGGTATAATTTTGGTTCTAACAGTAGATATATTACGTAGAACAAAAAATCTACGAACTAGTTTAGCGAAACAAAACATAATGTTTAGATGGGCAACGTATATAGGTGCTACTGTAGTCATTCTAATCTTTGGCTTGTATGGGCCTGGATATAGCATGCAGCAGTTTATCTATTCACAATTCTAG
- a CDS encoding DNA gyrase/topoisomerase IV subunit B, translating into MSFENEEIQTYDVTDLTSLEKLEPVRIRPGMYIGSTGSKGLHHCIWEILDNSIDEIANGYGDKAKIILNEDKSVTIVDNGRGIPTGIHPIKNKSGVEMVFTELHTGGKFNNKNYKTSGGLHGVGAAVVNALSEWLIVEIKQKGKIFSQRFEYSFDKELKRIMPGTPVSKLEVIGQSKETGSKVTFMPDKRVFTTLDFNSDFIDERLQELAFQNKGITLVFIDNRKEGNAIKEYHSDRGLLDFIDYLNESKTLLHKEPIFFQGEKEINGIQLYGEVCMQFTDSTTEYIASYVNNIPTTESGTHETGFKTGMTRAFKDGAKKLNLLKEKDKDKDFEGDDLREGMTAIVRIKISNPIFEGQTKSKLGNNEAYSMMNELCYVKILEWIEDNKDMATNIINNAISAASRRDKIKKINDAERKKIGKGASPLAGKIAVCTLKNSEFTEFIVVEGDSAGGSAKQARDRRFQTIMPSKGKIMNTEKQKLENVLASEELKIFNTAIGTGVLENYSEKELKYGKIIILSDADVDGYHIRTLWMTFIYRYMRPLIANGHLYMGMPPLYKVYKASKNGEVAKYAYSDEQLEETKKEIGKGALIQRYKGLGEMNPDQLWETTLNPITRTLQQVTIEDAAKAEKMVSLLMGDVVAPRKSYMYKYAEF; encoded by the coding sequence ATGAGTTTTGAAAATGAAGAAATTCAAACATATGATGTAACAGACTTAACTTCTCTAGAAAAGCTAGAGCCTGTAAGGATAAGACCAGGCATGTACATAGGTTCTACAGGTAGCAAAGGCCTACATCATTGTATATGGGAAATATTAGATAACTCTATAGATGAGATAGCTAATGGCTATGGAGATAAAGCTAAAATAATATTAAATGAAGATAAAAGTGTTACTATTGTTGATAATGGTAGGGGTATTCCTACAGGAATACATCCTATAAAAAATAAATCTGGTGTAGAAATGGTGTTTACAGAACTTCACACTGGTGGAAAGTTTAATAATAAAAATTATAAAACTTCTGGTGGACTTCATGGTGTTGGAGCAGCGGTTGTAAATGCATTATCAGAATGGTTGATTGTTGAAATAAAACAAAAGGGAAAAATTTTCTCTCAAAGATTTGAATATTCATTTGATAAGGAGTTAAAAAGAATTATGCCAGGTACACCAGTAAGTAAGCTTGAGGTGATTGGCCAGTCAAAAGAAACAGGTAGTAAAGTTACGTTTATGCCTGACAAGAGGGTGTTTACAACCCTTGACTTTAACTCGGATTTTATTGATGAAAGACTACAAGAATTGGCTTTTCAAAATAAAGGAATTACGTTAGTGTTTATTGATAATAGAAAAGAAGGAAACGCTATAAAGGAATATCACTCAGATAGAGGATTATTAGATTTTATTGACTATCTAAATGAGAGTAAGACCCTTCTGCATAAGGAACCAATATTTTTCCAAGGTGAAAAAGAAATAAATGGGATACAATTATACGGAGAAGTGTGTATGCAGTTTACTGATTCTACTACAGAATACATTGCTAGCTACGTTAACAATATACCGACTACAGAGTCTGGAACTCACGAGACCGGTTTTAAGACTGGTATGACAAGGGCTTTTAAAGATGGAGCTAAGAAACTTAATCTTTTGAAAGAGAAAGACAAGGATAAGGATTTTGAAGGTGACGATTTAAGAGAAGGAATGACTGCAATAGTTAGAATTAAAATAAGTAATCCAATCTTTGAAGGTCAAACTAAAAGCAAGCTAGGAAATAATGAGGCTTACAGCATGATGAATGAGCTTTGTTATGTTAAAATTTTAGAATGGATAGAAGACAACAAAGACATGGCTACTAACATAATAAATAATGCCATTTCTGCTGCATCGAGAAGAGACAAAATAAAAAAAATTAACGATGCTGAAAGAAAAAAGATAGGTAAGGGAGCATCACCTCTTGCAGGTAAAATTGCGGTATGCACATTAAAAAACTCAGAGTTTACAGAATTTATTGTGGTTGAAGGAGATTCAGCTGGTGGAAGTGCTAAGCAAGCTCGTGATAGGAGATTTCAAACTATAATGCCATCTAAGGGTAAAATTATGAATACAGAAAAACAAAAGCTAGAAAATGTATTAGCTAGTGAAGAACTAAAAATATTCAATACTGCCATTGGAACAGGAGTACTCGAAAATTATAGTGAAAAAGAATTAAAATACGGCAAAATAATTATTTTAAGTGATGCAGATGTTGATGGATACCACATTAGAACATTATGGATGACTTTTATTTATAGATATATGAGACCACTCATTGCGAATGGTCATCTTTATATGGGAATGCCACCACTTTATAAGGTTTATAAGGCTAGTAAGAATGGAGAAGTGGCTAAGTATGCATATAGTGATGAGCAATTAGAAGAGACTAAAAAAGAAATCGGGAAAGGTGCGCTTATTCAAAGATATAAGGGACTTGGAGAAATGAACCCGGATCAACTTTGGGAAACTACGCTAAACCCAATTACGAGAACTCTTCAGCAAGTTACTATAGAAGATGCAGCAAAAGCTGAGAAAATGGTTTCACTTCTAATGGGAGATGTGGTTGCACCAAGAAAAAGTTACATGTATAAATATGCAGAGTTCTAA
- a CDS encoding DNA topoisomerase IV subunit A, translated as MAKKIEIPKDNNIIMTPIEEAMPDNYLPYAVEVARERALPDVRDGLKPVHRRILYGAYMLKAFPDKPYYKSARIVGDILGKYHPHGDSSVYGAMVILAQDFATRKPLIDGHGNWGSQDGDNAAAMRYTEARLSPIALEMIRDIDKGVVEMVNNYSDTEKEPSVLPSRYPNLLVNGTFGIAVGIATNIPPHNLGEVIDGLLAYADNNEITTKQLMQYIKGPDLPTGGILIGRNAIESAYETGEGKVTLRSKMKIEVLESGRLGIVITEFPYRKNKAKLLQSISDMTAEKKHLKALESIVDIRDESDRTGLRSVIEFKKSTNRDIATKVLNYLMKKTELQCNVPFNMVALANGKPQTMSLKTILKHYLNHQKDVVTRRTQMELEVAKNRFHIIEGFIKAIDVMDEIIVTIRGSKSKKDAGQNLIAKFDFTQIQAEAILELMLYRLTGLELKIFLKEYKKLEGLIKGYNKILGSEKELLNVIRTEILEIKEKYNDPRRTEIIEDDSEAKIEVEDIILVEDIMITLSNDGYIKRVPMKYYNRSNANIDDIEYREGDFNAYSIGTNTKETLMIFTDIGNVYQLRGDLVPEYKWKEKGERLDTLIRGMDLTKEKIVATFLLGDLSSSKQFMFFTSKGNIKKTFLDKFVTSYSKLSALKLKENEKLIDIRLIEKKRKEAYIKIITKEGLEFSIEEPKLKATDRNVIGTQLFNLTLGDEVVKLEYTNDYDYKEFYLSLNAKGIIKISSRKTNTELSTYTKSTATLLIFTQNGLVHKLPSYMVQNINIKGTGINTLLDNFNAYDKIAQIVSVDNFNEEKSLYFFSKKGITKRTKLKELEGDFYSTLVYKLKTEEDKLIFVKVNDDKLDKDIIIVTKKAMCIRFNVNTINFMGKSASGVNGISLKDNDEVIFVNLIDVKTAEGSNDINDENLSLTVSSSGGENKIIKLNDINIQNRAGKGKNLTSSLLDDYIETVTLK; from the coding sequence ATGGCAAAAAAAATTGAAATACCAAAAGATAATAATATAATAATGACACCAATTGAAGAAGCAATGCCAGATAATTACCTCCCATATGCTGTTGAGGTTGCTAGGGAAAGAGCGCTTCCAGACGTGAGAGATGGTTTAAAACCAGTACATAGAAGGATTCTTTATGGCGCTTATATGTTAAAAGCATTTCCAGATAAACCTTATTATAAATCAGCAAGAATTGTTGGAGATATTCTTGGTAAATACCATCCACATGGAGATAGCTCTGTTTATGGTGCAATGGTAATACTTGCTCAAGATTTCGCTACAAGGAAACCTTTGATAGATGGGCATGGAAATTGGGGAAGTCAAGATGGGGATAACGCTGCTGCTATGCGTTATACAGAGGCAAGACTTTCTCCTATTGCGCTTGAAATGATAAGGGATATTGATAAAGGCGTTGTGGAAATGGTAAACAACTATTCTGATACAGAGAAGGAACCATCAGTATTGCCATCGAGATATCCCAATTTGCTAGTTAATGGAACCTTTGGTATTGCAGTAGGGATAGCTACAAACATACCACCTCATAATTTAGGGGAGGTAATTGATGGGTTACTCGCTTATGCTGATAATAATGAAATTACAACAAAACAGCTTATGCAATATATTAAAGGACCAGATTTACCAACAGGTGGTATTCTCATTGGTAGAAATGCTATAGAATCTGCCTATGAGACTGGAGAGGGCAAGGTAACGTTACGTTCTAAAATGAAAATAGAGGTTTTAGAAAGTGGACGACTAGGTATAGTTATTACAGAATTCCCATATAGGAAGAATAAGGCGAAATTACTCCAATCTATTTCTGATATGACAGCTGAAAAGAAGCATTTGAAAGCACTAGAGTCCATTGTAGATATTAGAGATGAATCCGATAGAACTGGACTTAGATCAGTTATTGAATTTAAGAAGTCTACAAATAGGGACATTGCGACAAAGGTGCTTAATTACTTAATGAAGAAAACAGAACTTCAATGCAACGTACCATTTAATATGGTAGCACTTGCCAATGGAAAACCTCAAACAATGAGTCTTAAAACTATTCTTAAACATTATTTAAATCACCAAAAGGATGTTGTGACTAGAAGGACTCAAATGGAACTTGAGGTCGCAAAAAACAGATTCCACATTATAGAGGGTTTTATTAAGGCTATAGATGTAATGGATGAAATTATTGTAACAATTAGAGGCTCAAAATCTAAAAAAGATGCTGGACAAAACCTCATAGCTAAGTTTGATTTTACGCAAATTCAAGCTGAAGCGATATTAGAACTTATGTTATATAGGCTAACTGGACTAGAACTTAAAATATTTTTAAAGGAATATAAGAAGTTAGAAGGACTAATTAAGGGGTACAACAAAATTCTTGGAAGTGAGAAAGAACTTCTTAACGTGATAAGGACAGAAATTTTAGAAATTAAAGAAAAATATAATGACCCAAGAAGAACTGAAATTATTGAAGATGATAGTGAAGCAAAAATAGAAGTTGAAGATATAATACTAGTCGAAGACATTATGATAACTTTATCTAATGATGGTTATATAAAGAGAGTTCCTATGAAATATTATAATAGGTCTAACGCAAATATTGATGACATTGAGTATAGAGAGGGAGACTTTAATGCATATTCAATTGGAACCAATACTAAAGAAACATTGATGATTTTTACTGATATAGGGAATGTTTATCAATTAAGAGGAGATTTAGTTCCAGAATATAAGTGGAAGGAAAAAGGAGAAAGACTGGATACACTTATTCGTGGAATGGATTTAACAAAAGAAAAAATTGTTGCTACTTTTTTACTAGGAGATTTATCATCAAGTAAGCAATTTATGTTTTTTACAAGCAAAGGAAATATTAAGAAAACATTTTTAGATAAATTTGTTACAAGTTATTCTAAATTATCTGCTTTAAAACTAAAAGAAAATGAAAAACTTATTGATATTAGGTTAATTGAGAAAAAAAGAAAAGAAGCTTATATAAAGATAATTACTAAAGAGGGTCTAGAATTTTCTATAGAGGAACCTAAACTTAAAGCCACTGATAGAAATGTAATTGGAACTCAGTTATTTAATCTAACATTAGGAGATGAAGTGGTAAAACTTGAATATACAAATGATTACGATTATAAAGAATTTTATCTTAGTTTAAATGCAAAAGGTATTATAAAAATATCAAGTAGAAAGACTAATACAGAATTAAGCACATATACTAAATCAACAGCTACGTTACTAATATTTACGCAAAATGGATTAGTTCATAAATTACCTAGCTATATGGTTCAGAATATTAATATAAAGGGTACGGGCATAAATACTCTTCTTGATAATTTTAATGCTTACGATAAAATAGCCCAGATAGTTTCTGTTGATAATTTTAATGAAGAAAAAAGCCTATACTTCTTTTCAAAGAAAGGAATTACAAAACGAACTAAACTTAAAGAATTAGAAGGAGATTTCTATTCTACTTTGGTATATAAACTTAAAACAGAAGAAGATAAATTAATTTTTGTAAAAGTTAATGACGATAAGTTAGACAAAGACATAATAATTGTAACTAAAAAAGCAATGTGTATAAGATTTAATGTAAATACAATTAATTTTATGGGCAAAAGCGCATCAGGGGTAAATGGAATAAGCTTAAAAGATAATGATGAAGTTATATTTGTAAATCTAATAGATGTAAAAACTGCGGAAGGATCAAATGATATAAATGACGAAAATTTAAGTTTGACGGTCAGTTCATCTGGTGGTGAAAATAAAATTATAAAACTCAATGATATAAATATTCAAAATAGGGCAGGTAAAGGAAAAAACTTAACTAGCTCCCTCCTAGATGATTATATAGAAACTGTTACTTTAAAATAG
- a CDS encoding GtrA family protein produces the protein MNNKNKINQSLAQFIKYSIVGAFNTVIDIAVLNILSYTTGITHGKFLFLFNFIAFLIYSICGYYLNINYTFKENGTRNAYFQYSSLLFLGMILNSFILVHLTRRNPLIHILHHHRSMAHLNHLWLNISMIIGCTILGLLGFFINKFFIFNKKKAL, from the coding sequence ATGAACAATAAAAATAAAATAAATCAGTCCCTAGCTCAATTTATTAAGTATTCTATAGTTGGTGCTTTCAATACAGTAATAGATATTGCTGTATTAAACATATTATCATATACTACTGGCATAACCCATGGAAAATTTTTATTTCTTTTTAACTTCATCGCATTTTTAATTTATTCAATTTGCGGTTATTATTTAAATATAAATTACACTTTTAAAGAAAATGGAACTAGAAATGCCTACTTTCAATATTCCTCTTTACTATTTTTGGGTATGATTTTAAATAGCTTTATTTTAGTACACTTAACACGTAGGAATCCCTTAATTCATATTTTGCATCACCATAGAAGTATGGCTCACTTAAATCATCTATGGCTTAACATATCCATGATAATAGGTTGTACAATATTAGGTCTTCTTGGATTCTTTATTAATAAATTCTTTATTTTCAATAAAAAAAAGGCACTCTAA